Genomic window (Granulicella arctica):
CTGCGGAGATCGATGCTGAGGTCTCGAGTGTGTTGATGGAAGTGGCTGGCGATGAGGGGGATCGCAAGGCGGATGCGGGGGTTCATGCGCCTCGGTATCGTCCGGTCACGATTGTCAACGCGGGAGCGCGGAAGGTTCTTGAGCTGAAGGTCGAGGTTCCGGTTGAGGACATGGCGAAGCTCGGCGAGATCCAGGATCAGCCGAGTGGACCGGCGTCACAGGGGCCGAAGCGGACGTCGATCTGGCAGTCTATTCATCCGCGGTTGCTGGAGATTATTCGTTCGCGCACGTCGACGCTGATCTTTGTGAATGCGCGCCGCGTGGCCGAACGGCTTGCCGGTGCGTTGAATGAATTGGCAGGGGAGCAGATTGCTCGGGCCCATCATGGGTCACTGGCGGCGGCGCAGCGGAGTGAGATTGAAGAGCTGTTGAAGGCGGGAAAGATTCGCGCGCTGGTCGCGACCTCATCGCTTGAGTTGGGGATCGATATGGGTGCGGTCGACCTGGTAATCCAGATTGAAGCACCGCCGTCGGTCGCGAGTGGGATGCAGCGGATCGGGCGCGCTGGTCACCAGGTTGGTGCGCCTTCGACGGGCATTATTTTTCCGAAGTACCGGGCTGATTTGATCGCGTGCGCAGCCGTGACGCGGGCGATGCACGAAGGGCATGTAGAGTCGACGCGCTTCATGCGGAATCCTCTCGATGTGCTGGCGCAGCAGATGGTCGCGGTGATTGCGCATCCTCCGTTGAACGAGGCGGATGCGGAGCGGCGCACGAAGCACAAGTCCGAAGAGGAGGAGAGTCCGGGAATCAGCTATGCCGGTTTGCTGGCGCTGATCCGCAGTGCTGCACCGTATGCTGCGCTGGCGCAAGGTGTCTTCGACGGCGTTCTCGATATGCTCGCCGGTCGCTATCCTTCGGACGAGTTCGCCGAGTTGCGGCCACGCATCACGTGGGACCGCACGCGGAACTGGCTGACGCCTCGTAGCGGTGTGAAGCGCATTGCGATTCTGAACGGCGGCACGATTCCCGATCGCGGATCGTACGGTGTCTTTCTTGCGGGGTCGCCTGCGAAGCCGATCCGGGTGGGCGAGTTGGATGAAGAGATGGTTTTCGAATCGCGTACCGGGGACACCTTCATCCTCGGCGCGTCGACCTGGCGGATCGAAGAGATCACCCATGATCGGGTTCTGGTTTCGCCTGCGCCGGGTGATCCGGGCAAGATGCCGTTCTGGCATGGCGATCGTGCAGGTAGACCGATTGAGTTTGGCCGGCGCATCGGTGCGTTGATTCGCGAGTTGCGCGATATGCCTCGCAGTGTGGCCATCACGCGCCTTACGCAGGAGCATGACCTTGAGCCGGGTGCTGCTGAGAATGTACTGCGCTATCTAGCCGATCAGGAGCTTGCCACCACCGTTGTTCCAGACGATCGCAACATCGTGATTGAACGCGTTCGCGACGAGCTTGGGGACTGGCGGATGTGTGTACTTACGCCGTTTGGCAGTCGCATCCACGCGCCGTGGGCCATGGCGGTCGCAGCGAAGATCCGCGCAAACGGCGGTGCTGAAGTCGAAACGATGTGGAATGAAGATGGCTTTGTTCTGCGCTTCCCCGAGACGGACGAGGCACCCAACGTCGAGCAGGTTCTGCCCGAGCCGGAGGAGGCTGCGGAGCTGGTTCTGCGTCAGCTTGGATCGACCGCACTCTTCGCTGCGAAGTTTCGTGAGAGCGCAGCGCGTGCGCTGCTGCTGCCGCGTCGGCGCGCCGACGGACGCACTCCACTCTGGCAACAGCGTAAGCGATCCTACGACCTGCTGAGCGTCGCCTCGCGTTATGCGTCCTTTCCAATTTTGCTCGAAGCGTACCGTGAGTGCCTGCGCGATGTCTTCGATATGCCAGCGTTGATGGAGACGCTGCGCAGCATCGGCAATCGTAGTCTGCGCGTGCATACGGTTGATTCGCGCACACCTTCACCATTTGCATCCGCGCTGCTCTTCAGCTACGTGGCGAACTACATTTACGATGGCGATGCGCCGCTGGCCGAACGCCGTGCCCAGGCGCTCTCGATCGATCAGGATCAGCTCCGCGAGTTGATGGGCGACGCGGATCTGCGCGAACTGCTCGACCTGAACGCCATCGAGGAGACTGAAGAGCAACTGCAGTGCACGGCAGAGACCTACAGGGCGCGCACGATGGACGGCGTCCATGATCTGCTGCTTCGCCTCGGCGATTTGAACCGTGTGGAACTCCGTGCACGGAGTGTCTCGGAGGAGGTTGCGGAGAGCGTGACGCGACTGATGCGTGCGCGGCGTGTCCTCGAAGTCACGGTAGCCGGTGAGAAGCGCCTGATCGCTGTGGAGGACGCAGCGCGCTATCGCGATGCGCTTGGTGTGCCGCTGCCGCCCGGTCTCCCCACAGCCTTCTTGAATGTCGTGCCGGATGCTCTGCTCGATCTTCTTCGTCGCTTCGCGCGAACGAATGGACCATTCACGATTGAGAATGTAGCGCACCGTTTTTCGCTCCCGGTTGTCAGTGTGGAAGCTACCTTGAACCGGCTTGTCGAGACCGGACGCATCATCGAAGGCGGCTTTCGACCTGGTGGTATTCATCGCGAGTGGTGCGACAACGAGGTGCTGCGATCCATCCGGCGCAAGTCGCTTGCGCGGCTTCGCAAGGAGGTGGAGCCAGTCGAGCAGAAGACCCTGGCTCGGCTGTTTACACGGTGGCAGGGAGTCGTCCAACCGAGACGCGGACTCGATGCGTTGCTGGATGTGATTGAGAATCTGCAAGGAGCACCGCTGCCTGCATCGATCCTCGAAACGGAGATCCTGCCGTCGCGCATCCTGAACTACAAGCCTGCCGATCTAGACACGTTGATCGCTGCGGGTGAGGTCGTGTGGTGCGGGCTCGATCCGATTGGCGAGCGGGATGGACGCATCGGGCTTTACCTCGCTGAAAGGCTGTCACAGCTCTGGCCGGTGATGCCGCCCGCTGCTCCGGAGCGTCCAATGCGCGATGCGGATGGCGTGATCCTTCCTGTCGTTGAAGCTGTGGCGACACGCGAGGAGGAGATCATCGCCTACCTGCGGCGCAATGGTGCTTCGTTCTTCGGGGATCTGCACGAAGGGCTTGGCGGCGGATACCCGGGTGAGACGCTTGACGCTTTGTGGTCGCTCGTGTGGAAGGGACTGCTTCGCAACGATGGCCTTGCAGCGCTGCGTGCCTACTGCGATAAGCCTGCGGCGAGTAGCGGTCGCAATGCCAAGCCGAACCGGCGTGTCCATCAGCAGACAGGCTTCCGAAGCCGCCGCACCACGCCACCTACGGCGCAGGGTCGCTGGTCGTTGCAGGCCGTCGCGTTCGAGACAGATCGATCGGCTACGGCCTGGTCGCATGCGATTGCGCAGCAGCTGCTCACGCGCTATGGTGTGGTCTTTCGCGAGACCGCGCATGTGGAAAATCTACCTGGCGGCTTCTCGGCGATCTATGACGTGATGAAGGCGCTCGAAGAGAGTGGCAAGATTCGACGTGGATACTTTGCCGCAGACCTTGGCGCTACACAGTTTGCGATGCCTGCGGCGGTCGATCTGCTGCGTAGCCTGCGGATAGCGAATCAGGATGATCGCGCCGAAATGCTGCAGCTTGCGGCGACGGATCCGGCGAATCCGTATGGCGCTTTGCTGCGGTGGCCCACGGCTCCCGATGCTGGCTCCTCGTTGACGCGCAGCGTTGGGGCCAGGGTGATCCTCGCGGATGGCGCGTTGGTGGGCTACCTGCGGCGCGGCAATCCAAACCTCCAGATCTTTCTGCCGGAGGAAGATCCGCAGCGTTCGCAGGTGGCGCGCAGCCTCGCGGAGTTTCTGGTGCATCGCGTGCAGGAGCAGGGAGGTGATCCGAGTGCGCGCGTTGGAATGTTGATTACCAGCATCAACGGCGTTGCGGTTGCCGAGCATCCGTTCGCACGCTTCCTGCTCGATGCAGGCTTCCATGCCGCACCGCTTGGCTTCAATGTACGCAGGAATCTGCCGCCGCTGCCGGGCTCTCCAAGAGAGGCGGTCGCGAATGCCTGAGGGCGACACCATCTATCGCTCAGCCCGCGCGATCCAGAAGGCAATCGGCGGTAAGGTCGTCACGGGTTTCGACACCGGCCTCGCGAAGATTGCGAGGGTGAACGATGACACGCCCATCGTCGGCCGAACCGTCGAGAAGGTGACGTCACATGGCAAGTGGCTGTTGATCTACTTCTCGGGCGATCTGATTCTCGTCACGCACATGCTGATGAGCGGCACATGGCATCTCTATCGAACTGGCGAGAAGTGGTGGATGGGGCGGGAGCGGATGCGCGTCGTGATCACGACGGCGGACTGGCAGGCCATCGCCTTCAACGTTCCGATCGTCGAGTTCTATACGGCGCGGACGCTTGAGCGCAACAGTCAGATTCCCAAGCTTGGGCCGGATATTCTTTCGTCTGATTTTACGGTGGAGAGCGGTGTGGAGCGGCTGCGGCAGTATGGCCTGGCAAACCCCGACGCGGAGATTGGCGTCGTGCTGCTGAACCAGCGTGTACTTGCCGGGCTGGGCAATGTTTATAAAAGCGAGGTTCCGTTCACCGCTGGTGTGAATCCGTTCCGAGCCATGAAGACGTTGACGCCCAAAGAACTGGATGTCATGGCCGAGGTTTCGCAGCGATACATGAAGGCCAATGTGCTCGATGGCTCAGGCGACGGGATCATTACCTACTCGGGCAATCGGCGCACAACCCACGCGAACAATCGTGAGGAGCGCCTCTGGGTCTATGGACGGCAGGGCCAGGAGTGCCGGCGATGCGGCGCAAAGGTCATGATGCGCAAGCAGGGAGAGCAGGCACGATCAACCTACTGGTGCCCGGAGTGCCAACCATGGGTCGCGATCAACACAGGGGAAGTTGCGGCTGGCTCCGAGACCCCGGTAGGCACCCAGAACACCGCACCGGTCGGGCGAACCATGTCGCCTCGTCGCCGCAAGGTCGGTTGCTAACGTCTACTGCGGCGGCTGTGGAGGTGGCGTCTGCTGCTGCTTATCGCCGGAGCCACCGAACAGCTTCTTGAAGAAGTTCTTCTTCTTGGGCTGTGCAGGATCGGCCGAGGGCGTAACGTTTGGATCGACCGGCACCGCAGGGCGATAGGGCTTCTGCGTTGCAGGCGAGTTTGGTGAAGGCGCATTGCCCGGGTATACCGATGCTGCCGGAGGTTGGTCCGCGTTGGTGCCACCGCCGAAGAGTCTCTGAATGAGACTCTGCGGATTTTCGGTCATCTGGCTGCAGGTCCCCTGGGGAGCCGTACCGTCGAGGAAAGCGGCCGTGTAGTTGTTCGTGCACGAAGCATCCGCGAGCAGGTTGGTGACCTTATCGAGGCGCACCGTGGTGACCCCGCTCGGAGCCGTGAAGGTCTTCATGTCGGAGTACTGCGGAAGCTTGATGGCGCGGTTCATAAACTGCGCCCAGATGGGAGCGGCGGTATCCGCACCCTGAACCGGTTTTGCCAGGCCATTCGAGATATCGGTGTAGTCGTCGTTGCCAACCCAGACGATGCAGAGGAGATTGGACGAGTATCCGGCGAACCAGACATCGTGTGAGGTTCCCGTCTTGCCAGCTGCGGGAGCGGTGAAGCCGAGTCGTCGGACGGCAGATCCGGTGCCGCGCGCCATCACGCCTTCGAGCAGAGATTGGGTGAGATAGGCGGAGCGAGGGTCCATAACCTGGCGGGCTTCGGGAGCGAAGTCGGAGACGATGTCGCCCGCCGTGTTGCGGACGCTTGCGAGCAGCCACGGGGTAAGGTGGACGCCGCCATTGGCAAAGGTTGTGTACGCGCCGGCCATGTCGAGCGGAGATGCGCTATAGGTTCCAAGAGCGACCGACGGTGTAGCACGGGCAGCGGTGATGCCAGCAGAACGTGCGAGGGCAGCTACGTTCTCATAACCGACCAGTTGCGCAAGGGCAATGGTGGCGATGTTCAGTGAGTGCTCAATGGCAGTGGCGGCGGTGACCATGCCAGGGTACTCGCCCCGGACAAAGTTGCCAGGCGTATAGGACTGCCCTCCGGTGCTGAAGTCCTGGGGATCGTCGTTGAGTTTGGTGACGGCAGTGAAGACTCCACCCTCGCCGAGTGATTGACTATTGAGAGAGGAGTTATAGGCCGTGGCGTAAACGAACGGTTTGAAGATCGATCCGGTAGGCCGCTTGGACACTGCGTGGTTCAACTGACTCAGCCCGTAGTTCCGCCCGCCAACCAGCGCGAGCACCTGACCTGTGTGGGGATTGAGGGCAATGAGGGAGACCTGTGGATAGGTGATCGGGGCGGACGGACCACCTTTTGAGGTCTTGTGCAATTTGCGGATCAGTTCGTCGACATTCTTCATGCCAACATCAACTGCCTCTGAGGCGGCCCGCTGCAACTCGGGGTCAAGCGAGGTGTAGATGCGCAGGCTCGCATGGCTCATATCCTGATCGCTCATGCGCTGTGAAAGCTGCTCATGGACGAGGTCGACAAAGTACGGCGCCTCGCTGGCCTCGACATTTTGCGATGCAAGATGGATGGGCTCGGCCTTGGCGCGGCTGGCCTCCGCTTCCGTGATTGCACCCGTCTGCACCATGGAGTCGAGCACAAGGTTGCGTCGCTCCATGGCACGATCGGGGTGGCGATACGGATTGCGGCGGCTGGGGTTCTGAATCAGCCCGGCGACCATCGCGCACTCCGCGAGATCGAGTTGGCCAAGGTCTTTGCCGAAGAAGGCCTGTGCCGCTTCGCCGACTCCGTTGACCGCGTAGGATCCGCGCTGGCCGAGGTTGATCTGGTTGGCGTACATCTCGAAGATCTGCTGTTTGCTGAAGTGAGATTCAAGCTGGAAGGTGATCATCACCTCGGCGATCTTGCGGGAGATCTTCTTATCCTGCGAGAGGAAGAAGCCGCGCGCAAGCTGCTGCGTCAGCGTCGATCCTCCGCAGTTCATGCGTTGCGCCAGGACGTCCTGCACCGCGCACTTCGCGATGCGGACGTAGTTGATGCCGCCATGCTCGAAGAAGCGACGATCTTCAATCGCGGTGACAGCCTGAACGAGGCGGGGCGGAATGTTCTTATAGGTCACAAGCCGCCGCTTCGTACGGTTCTTGTCCTCTGAGAGTGCCGTGATGAGTTGTGGCTCAAGCTCGTAGGCGCGCAGTGCCGCACCATTCTCTGCGGTGATGCTCTGGACGACACCGTTCGCTGTGCTGATCGTCGCGCCGTCGGTCGAGTGGTAGCTCTCTGCACCCGGCTTGATGAGGATGTTGTCACCATTGACTTCGAATGATCCAAGCTGCGGGTTGCTGTTGTAGCCGGCCCGGCGCAGGTCCTGCCCGATCAGGGCGACCGTCATCTTCTGCCCGGTGCGGACCTCGCGCGGCGCGGCGTAGATCTGTGCCACGCTGGCGAACATCGGCCCTGCGGCGAGCCGATCGTCGACCACGTTCTCATAGTGGTGATACAGGTAGCCGAAGATGCACGCGCCGATCAGCACAACGGCCAGGATCGCCACAAGAAAGACACGCGCCACGCGCCAGCGAAAGCTGGTCGACTGCGGAGAACGAGAGGGATTGCCAAGCTTGAGTTTGACGGCCAAGGGCTTCTTTCTGTCAGACGAACTGGGTGAACATATCGTTTGCCGTTAGGCTGAAAGCGTTTTGCGAAGCTCTGCGACTACCTGGTCAAGAGCGATGTCCTTGTTGGTCGAGGTGAGACGATCGATAAATTCGACCTTACCCTCAGCAACACCTCTCCCTATGTTGATGCGGTAGGGAATGCCGACGAGGTCCGCGTCTTTGAATTTCACGCCCGCTCGTTCGTCGCGATCATCAAGCAGAACGTCGAATCCGGCGGTATCAAGGTCCTCAGCAATCGTCTCGCCTGCTGCGAGCAGGGCAGCGTCTCCAATGTTCGTAATCGTCACGACCACTTGAAACGGCGCAATGGCAGCAGGCAATGCAAAGCTTGCGCCACCGTTCTCGGCTGCCGCGGTCTCGATTGCGGAGGTCAGGATGCGCTCGATACCGATGCCGTAGCTGCCCATGATCGGCGTGGTTTCCTTGCCATCGCGGTTCAGCACGGAGGCACCCATGGATTTTGAGTATTTATAGCCAAGCTTGAAGATATGGCCAATCTCGACCGCCTTGCCAAGCCGCAGCGGGCTGCCATCGATGGGGCAGCCCTCGCCCTCAAGGATGTTGCGTACATCGGCAGTCACGGTCGGCTTGAAGTCGCGGCCGGGAGTCACATTGCGCAGGTGGTATTCCGCCTGGTTCGCACCGGCGATCAGGTTCGTCCGGTCAGCGAGCGCGGCGTCCAGGATTACCAGCGTACCGGGCTTCTTCGGGTGCGGTGCGGCTGGGATGCCGATCGGTCCGAGGTAGCCGGCAGGCGCGTTGAAGACCGTGGCGATCTCTTCGGGCGTCATGGGGCGAAGCTCTGCGGCGCCTGCTATGGCCAGCAGCTTTGCCTCATTTACCGTATGGTCGCCGCGCAGGAACACGACGACGGACCGCTCGGCACCGATTTTGCTGTCGGACGGCATGATGGCGGTGAAAGCCATCGTCTTGATCTGGTGCTGGGGAGCGCTTTGGAGGAAAGCACTGACCTCGTCGATGGTGCGGAAGCCGGGCGTATGGACCAGTTCGGGCGTCCCGTCCCCGGACGGCGCTAGATCTTCGATAACGAAGGGTCGCGAGGTAGCCTTCTCCAGATTTGCCGCATATCCCGAGGTCGAACTGGCGATCAGGTCCTCGCCTGCCTCGGTGTAGACCATGAACTCCTGCGATTGCGAGCCGCCCATCGCGCCGGAGTCTGCCTCGACCGCGACGAACTTCAGACCGCAGCGCGTGAAAATTTTGCGGTAGGCTTCGTCGTGCTTCTGGTAGGAGAGGTCCAGTCCAGCCTCGTCGATATCGAATGAGTAGGCGTCCTTCAT
Coding sequences:
- a CDS encoding Lhr family helicase, producing the protein MPRTPSIPKKAAAKKTASPAPVAVSLEAAADAALALFHPMTAAWFRAVFDGPTAPQVEGWPAIARGESTLILAPTGTGKTLTAFLWCLDKLMLRTAPDAVKGCRVLYLSPLKALAADVERNLRSPLAGIANMAKREGVAVRMPEISVRTGDTSPKERARFVRHPGDILITTPESLYLLLTSQAGESLRSVETVIIDEIHALVPSKRGAHMALSLERLEALTGRRLQRIGLSATQRPLEEVARFLGGADTSGEVVAEAATALPQAAEIDAEVSSVLMEVAGDEGDRKADAGVHAPRYRPVTIVNAGARKVLELKVEVPVEDMAKLGEIQDQPSGPASQGPKRTSIWQSIHPRLLEIIRSRTSTLIFVNARRVAERLAGALNELAGEQIARAHHGSLAAAQRSEIEELLKAGKIRALVATSSLELGIDMGAVDLVIQIEAPPSVASGMQRIGRAGHQVGAPSTGIIFPKYRADLIACAAVTRAMHEGHVESTRFMRNPLDVLAQQMVAVIAHPPLNEADAERRTKHKSEEEESPGISYAGLLALIRSAAPYAALAQGVFDGVLDMLAGRYPSDEFAELRPRITWDRTRNWLTPRSGVKRIAILNGGTIPDRGSYGVFLAGSPAKPIRVGELDEEMVFESRTGDTFILGASTWRIEEITHDRVLVSPAPGDPGKMPFWHGDRAGRPIEFGRRIGALIRELRDMPRSVAITRLTQEHDLEPGAAENVLRYLADQELATTVVPDDRNIVIERVRDELGDWRMCVLTPFGSRIHAPWAMAVAAKIRANGGAEVETMWNEDGFVLRFPETDEAPNVEQVLPEPEEAAELVLRQLGSTALFAAKFRESAARALLLPRRRADGRTPLWQQRKRSYDLLSVASRYASFPILLEAYRECLRDVFDMPALMETLRSIGNRSLRVHTVDSRTPSPFASALLFSYVANYIYDGDAPLAERRAQALSIDQDQLRELMGDADLRELLDLNAIEETEEQLQCTAETYRARTMDGVHDLLLRLGDLNRVELRARSVSEEVAESVTRLMRARRVLEVTVAGEKRLIAVEDAARYRDALGVPLPPGLPTAFLNVVPDALLDLLRRFARTNGPFTIENVAHRFSLPVVSVEATLNRLVETGRIIEGGFRPGGIHREWCDNEVLRSIRRKSLARLRKEVEPVEQKTLARLFTRWQGVVQPRRGLDALLDVIENLQGAPLPASILETEILPSRILNYKPADLDTLIAAGEVVWCGLDPIGERDGRIGLYLAERLSQLWPVMPPAAPERPMRDADGVILPVVEAVATREEEIIAYLRRNGASFFGDLHEGLGGGYPGETLDALWSLVWKGLLRNDGLAALRAYCDKPAASSGRNAKPNRRVHQQTGFRSRRTTPPTAQGRWSLQAVAFETDRSATAWSHAIAQQLLTRYGVVFRETAHVENLPGGFSAIYDVMKALEESGKIRRGYFAADLGATQFAMPAAVDLLRSLRIANQDDRAEMLQLAATDPANPYGALLRWPTAPDAGSSLTRSVGARVILADGALVGYLRRGNPNLQIFLPEEDPQRSQVARSLAEFLVHRVQEQGGDPSARVGMLITSINGVAVAEHPFARFLLDAGFHAAPLGFNVRRNLPPLPGSPREAVANA
- a CDS encoding Fpg/Nei family DNA glycosylase codes for the protein MPEGDTIYRSARAIQKAIGGKVVTGFDTGLAKIARVNDDTPIVGRTVEKVTSHGKWLLIYFSGDLILVTHMLMSGTWHLYRTGEKWWMGRERMRVVITTADWQAIAFNVPIVEFYTARTLERNSQIPKLGPDILSSDFTVESGVERLRQYGLANPDAEIGVVLLNQRVLAGLGNVYKSEVPFTAGVNPFRAMKTLTPKELDVMAEVSQRYMKANVLDGSGDGIITYSGNRRTTHANNREERLWVYGRQGQECRRCGAKVMMRKQGEQARSTYWCPECQPWVAINTGEVAAGSETPVGTQNTAPVGRTMSPRRRKVGC
- a CDS encoding PBP1A family penicillin-binding protein, translating into MAVKLKLGNPSRSPQSTSFRWRVARVFLVAILAVVLIGACIFGYLYHHYENVVDDRLAAGPMFASVAQIYAAPREVRTGQKMTVALIGQDLRRAGYNSNPQLGSFEVNGDNILIKPGAESYHSTDGATISTANGVVQSITAENGAALRAYELEPQLITALSEDKNRTKRRLVTYKNIPPRLVQAVTAIEDRRFFEHGGINYVRIAKCAVQDVLAQRMNCGGSTLTQQLARGFFLSQDKKISRKIAEVMITFQLESHFSKQQIFEMYANQINLGQRGSYAVNGVGEAAQAFFGKDLGQLDLAECAMVAGLIQNPSRRNPYRHPDRAMERRNLVLDSMVQTGAITEAEASRAKAEPIHLASQNVEASEAPYFVDLVHEQLSQRMSDQDMSHASLRIYTSLDPELQRAASEAVDVGMKNVDELIRKLHKTSKGGPSAPITYPQVSLIALNPHTGQVLALVGGRNYGLSQLNHAVSKRPTGSIFKPFVYATAYNSSLNSQSLGEGGVFTAVTKLNDDPQDFSTGGQSYTPGNFVRGEYPGMVTAATAIEHSLNIATIALAQLVGYENVAALARSAGITAARATPSVALGTYSASPLDMAGAYTTFANGGVHLTPWLLASVRNTAGDIVSDFAPEARQVMDPRSAYLTQSLLEGVMARGTGSAVRRLGFTAPAAGKTGTSHDVWFAGYSSNLLCIVWVGNDDYTDISNGLAKPVQGADTAAPIWAQFMNRAIKLPQYSDMKTFTAPSGVTTVRLDKVTNLLADASCTNNYTAAFLDGTAPQGTCSQMTENPQSLIQRLFGGGTNADQPPAASVYPGNAPSPNSPATQKPYRPAVPVDPNVTPSADPAQPKKKNFFKKLFGGSGDKQQQTPPPQPPQ
- a CDS encoding proline--tRNA ligase, whose product is MHRWSQLFIPTLREAPADAEVASHKLLLRAGYVRQLGAGIYSYLFLGNRSVNKIVAIVRQEMDRIGQEFLLPALNPKEVWEASGRWDGMGDNMFRLKDRKGAELCLAMTHEEVVTDIARKELRSYKQLPQIWYQIQTKFRDEPRPKSGLLRVRQFIMKDAYSFDIDEAGLDLSYQKHDEAYRKIFTRCGLKFVAVEADSGAMGGSQSQEFMVYTEAGEDLIASSTSGYAANLEKATSRPFVIEDLAPSGDGTPELVHTPGFRTIDEVSAFLQSAPQHQIKTMAFTAIMPSDSKIGAERSVVVFLRGDHTVNEAKLLAIAGAAELRPMTPEEIATVFNAPAGYLGPIGIPAAPHPKKPGTLVILDAALADRTNLIAGANQAEYHLRNVTPGRDFKPTVTADVRNILEGEGCPIDGSPLRLGKAVEIGHIFKLGYKYSKSMGASVLNRDGKETTPIMGSYGIGIERILTSAIETAAAENGGASFALPAAIAPFQVVVTITNIGDAALLAAGETIAEDLDTAGFDVLLDDRDERAGVKFKDADLVGIPYRINIGRGVAEGKVEFIDRLTSTNKDIALDQVVAELRKTLSA